Genomic DNA from Herpetosiphonaceae bacterium:
AACCCGCCCGTCGGCTACCGGCTCAGCGGCGAGGGGCGCGGCAAGCCAGGCCACGTTAAAGGTGAGGGATCGATCGAGCTAACGTCGGATACGCCGGATCAGACTGTGCTGCACTACAGCGGCGACGTGCAGGTCGGCGGGATGATCGCCAACGTTGGGCAGCGGCTTATCGAAGGCGCGGCCAAGATGCTGATCGGCCAGGGCATGAAAGCGCTTGCGCAACGGGTGGAAAAGCAAGGTTAAAAATTATCTGATGCAACGGTTTACAACGACACTGCGCGTACGGCATTACGAGATGGATGCGCTGGGGCATGTCAACAATGCCGTGTATTTACACTATCTCGAACAGGCGGCGATCGAGCATTCGGAGCAGCTTGGGTTTCCCATGGAGCGCTACCGCCAGCTTGGCGGCGTGTTCATTCTGCGGAAACTAGAGATCGATTACCGCCGTCCTGCCGCAGCCGGTGATACGCTGA
This window encodes:
- a CDS encoding carbon monoxide dehydrogenase subunit G is translated as REKVWAMLNDIEALRTLIPGVESLEEVEPNTYKGVAKIGVAGVKGEYTGTVRLSDFNPPVGYRLSGEGRGKPGHVKGEGSIELTSDTPDQTVLHYSGDVQVGGMIANVGQRLIEGAAKMLIGQGMKALAQRVEKQG